In Acidobacteriota bacterium, one genomic interval encodes:
- a CDS encoding radical SAM protein, whose protein sequence is MRPPSKTTPAEGSGPGRDDGRCSPPLRVSLVGLAMEVMGAAAPNLAVYNLRAYACSDPELAKRVAVTVHDLPVTEPEDRVLAAVAADRPNVVGLSCYSWNSAAMLRLAEGIRTLDPAAIVLLGGPDATFRAGALLARHPAAVAAVVAGEGEEVFRLLLRRLADLDAAPWTETPGLVVRDGDDCRAHPPPEPLALSRVPAPLDDPDFRRRHPGLLVLETARGCRHRCAYCTYGVQSPGRRLRPLGGVVRALRAFAASGGGKVWLLDPGLNQEPRRFRALVRHLAAADNLTLVGAELNLATLHPPDLAPLAGRVGDFLIFGLQSSSPRALRQAGRTARLEAFGDRTRQLRQAGLPFSLDVIYGLPGDDYAAFSRTLDAAFAMEPNFINCFRLQVLPGSRFAHDAERLGLRHQPEPPYYLESCPTFSAGDMARAERLARALTIFHQFTYRTEIVGLMARELERRPAEVLEDFLAGRWRGAPLNDSELARLASPVGQPGALPALRLFLAAASRAARRPVLLRPLDDLLRLQHHWGRLRILAGCSAPPSPPVPAGAIRLAGTASILNLDSDALALIETLAPLAAVDHTPRRLVMYLTGDRVEMATVGPEVARVLEWIGPGASVATLEAAAAAHYPDTPRAEVNRSLHRLLNDLVRRGVLVR, encoded by the coding sequence ATGAGGCCACCATCGAAGACAACGCCTGCCGAAGGGAGCGGCCCCGGCCGCGACGACGGTCGATGTTCGCCGCCGCTGCGCGTCAGTCTCGTGGGGCTGGCCATGGAGGTGATGGGCGCCGCAGCGCCGAACCTGGCGGTGTACAACCTGCGGGCCTACGCGTGCAGCGATCCCGAGCTGGCGAAGCGCGTCGCGGTGACGGTTCACGATCTGCCGGTCACCGAGCCGGAGGACCGGGTGCTGGCGGCGGTGGCCGCCGACCGTCCCAACGTGGTGGGCCTGTCGTGCTATTCCTGGAACAGCGCGGCGATGCTGCGCCTGGCGGAAGGGATCCGGACGCTCGATCCGGCGGCGATTGTGCTGTTGGGCGGGCCCGACGCGACCTTCCGGGCCGGGGCGCTGCTGGCGCGGCACCCGGCGGCGGTGGCCGCCGTCGTCGCAGGCGAGGGGGAGGAGGTGTTCCGGCTGCTGCTGCGGCGGCTGGCGGACCTCGACGCCGCGCCCTGGACCGAGACGCCGGGGCTCGTGGTCCGGGACGGCGACGACTGCCGGGCCCACCCGCCCCCCGAACCACTGGCGCTGAGCCGCGTGCCGGCGCCGCTGGACGATCCCGATTTCCGCCGCCGCCACCCCGGCCTGCTGGTCCTGGAGACGGCTCGCGGCTGCCGCCACCGCTGCGCCTACTGCACATATGGCGTCCAGTCACCCGGCCGACGGCTTCGGCCGCTCGGCGGTGTCGTCCGCGCCCTGCGCGCGTTCGCCGCGTCCGGGGGCGGGAAAGTCTGGCTGCTCGATCCCGGCCTGAACCAGGAGCCGCGGCGGTTCCGGGCGCTGGTCCGTCACCTGGCCGCCGCGGACAACCTGACGCTCGTCGGGGCGGAGCTGAACCTGGCCACGCTGCATCCCCCGGACCTGGCGCCACTGGCGGGCCGGGTGGGCGATTTCCTGATCTTCGGCCTCCAGTCCAGCTCGCCGCGCGCCTTGCGGCAAGCCGGGCGGACGGCGCGGCTGGAGGCGTTCGGTGACAGGACGCGCCAGCTCCGGCAAGCCGGCCTTCCCTTCAGCCTGGATGTCATCTACGGCCTGCCCGGCGACGACTACGCCGCCTTCAGCAGGACCCTTGACGCCGCTTTCGCCATGGAGCCGAATTTCATCAACTGCTTCCGGCTCCAGGTGCTGCCGGGGAGCCGCTTCGCCCACGATGCGGAACGCCTGGGCCTGCGCCACCAGCCGGAGCCGCCGTATTACCTGGAAAGCTGCCCCACATTTTCCGCCGGCGACATGGCCCGGGCGGAGCGCCTGGCCCGGGCGCTCACAATTTTCCACCAGTTCACCTATCGGACCGAAATCGTCGGGCTGATGGCGCGCGAGCTGGAGCGTCGGCCGGCGGAGGTGCTGGAGGATTTCCTTGCCGGCCGTTGGCGGGGCGCTCCCCTGAACGACTCCGAGCTGGCCCGCCTGGCGTCGCCCGTCGGGCAGCCTGGCGCGCTGCCCGCCCTGAGGCTGTTCCTGGCCGCCGCGTCCCGGGCCGCCCGTCGGCCGGTCTTGCTCCGCCCGCTGGACGATCTCCTGCGGCTGCAGCACCACTGGGGCCGCCTGCGGATCCTGGCGGGCTGCTCCGCGCCGCCATCCCCGCCGGTGCCCGCGGGCGCAATCCGTCTTGCGGGGACCGCCAGTATCCTGAACCTCGATTCGGACGCGCTGGCCCTCATTGAGACACTGGCCCCGCTTGCGGCGGTGGATCACACGCCGCGCCGGCTGGTGATGTATCTGACAGGAGACCGGGTGGAGATGGCGACGGTGGGTCCGGAAGTCGCCCGGGTGCTCGAGTGGATCGGACCGGGCGCCTCCGTGGCGACGCTGGAGGCGGCGGCCGCGGCGCATTATCCCGACACCCCGCGGGCGGAAGTGAACCGGTCGCTGCACCGGCTGCTGAACGATCTGGTGCGGCGGGGGGTTCTGGTCCGGTGA
- a CDS encoding DUF4252 domain-containing protein, with amino-acid sequence MKPYLFRLSVLAFALFLLAALSPAAAGQGAQINFDALRHLEAKADEVVDVTLDGDSLRFAGAFLSKKDPEEVAVRKLVHSLKGIYVKAYTFGADGQFTDADIEAVRSQLRAPEWSRLVGVRSRKGSENVDIFMLLKGDAIEGLAIIAFEDRELAVINIVGPIDMEMLMDLEGHIGIPDLELEKDDHRSGSH; translated from the coding sequence ATGAAACCATACCTGTTCCGTTTGTCGGTTCTGGCATTCGCCCTGTTCCTACTCGCGGCCCTTTCACCCGCCGCAGCCGGCCAGGGGGCCCAGATCAATTTCGACGCCCTCAGGCACCTCGAGGCCAAGGCGGACGAGGTGGTGGACGTCACCCTCGACGGCGACAGCCTGCGGTTCGCCGGCGCGTTCCTGTCCAAGAAGGACCCGGAAGAAGTCGCAGTCCGCAAGCTGGTCCACTCGCTCAAGGGGATCTACGTGAAGGCCTACACCTTCGGCGCGGACGGCCAGTTCACCGACGCCGACATCGAGGCGGTCCGCAGCCAGCTCCGCGCGCCGGAATGGAGCCGGCTCGTGGGCGTGCGCAGCCGCAAAGGGAGCGAGAACGTCGACATCTTCATGTTGCTCAAAGGTGACGCCATCGAGGGGCTGGCCATCATCGCTTTCGAGGACAGGGAGCTGGCGGTGATCAACATCGTGGGTCCCATCGACATGGAGATGCTGATGGATCTCGAGGGACACATCGGCATCCCCGACCTGGAGCTGGAAAAGGACGACCACCGGTCCGGGAGCCACTGA
- a CDS encoding sigma-70 family RNA polymerase sigma factor codes for MEWSPAEFEQVVREHQAWVFSLALRFLRDRELAEEVAQDVFIRLYQHGEGIQSAAHLRHWLRQVTTRCVVDAWRVRRRQPELVELEVPTLASAPEQGEALLLGQLRELVGRLPATSRLVMVLRYQEGLRPREIARTLRVPVDTVKSRIHRSVRWLRARVADTPEVLS; via the coding sequence ATGGAGTGGAGCCCGGCCGAATTCGAACAGGTGGTGCGGGAACACCAGGCATGGGTGTTCAGCCTGGCGCTCCGATTCCTGCGGGACCGGGAACTGGCCGAAGAGGTGGCCCAGGACGTGTTCATCCGATTGTACCAGCACGGGGAAGGCATCCAGAGCGCGGCGCACCTGCGCCACTGGCTGCGTCAGGTGACCACGCGGTGCGTGGTGGACGCGTGGCGGGTCCGCCGCCGCCAGCCGGAGCTCGTGGAGCTCGAGGTGCCGACCCTGGCCTCGGCACCCGAGCAGGGCGAGGCGCTGCTGCTGGGCCAACTCCGCGAACTGGTGGGCCGGCTGCCCGCGACGTCGCGGCTGGTGATGGTACTCCGCTACCAGGAGGGCCTCCGGCCCCGGGAGATCGCCCGGACGCTGAGAGTGCCCGTCGATACGGTGAAGAGCCGGATCCATCGGTCCGTGCGCTGGCTCCGAGCCCGGGTGGCCGATACGCCGGAGGTGCTCTCATGA